The nucleotide sequence TGGTCTGCGTGCTGCTGGGGCTGCCGTACCAAGAGCCGCTCGACGGCCCGGTGGTGGCGCTGGTCCCCGGAGCGGCCTGACGGTCCGCGCCCGGCGCGACGCTGATGCCGCGGCCTGGCGAGCTCGGGAAGTCCTGGGGCCGCCGCCGTGTTACATCAGTTGTCTTATCTGTCCGATGTCGGGAGTGCCGCCATGTCGAGCCGCAGTGAGCTGTACGAGCTCGTCGAGGAGCCGTCCGGGCTGGAGTCGCCCGTTCTGGTCTACTGGTTCGACGGTTTCGTCGACGCGGGCCGGGCCGGCGGCGGTCTCGTCGATCATCTGCTCGCGACCCTCGACACCGAGGTCGTGGCGCGGTTCGACGTCGACGCACTGATCGACTATCGGGCCCGGCGCCCGGAGATGCGCTTCGCCGACGGCGCGTTCCAGGACTACGACGCGCCCGAGCTGACGTTGCGGCTGGTCCGCGACGACGTCGGCGCGCCGTTCCTGCTGCTGTCCGGCCCCGAGCCGGACGTGCGCTGGGAGGCGTTCGTCTCCGCCGTCACCGACCTGATCGAGCGGCTGGGCGTGCGCCTGTCCATCGGCGTCCACGGCATCCCGAACCCGGTGCCGCATACCCGCCCGCTGAGCGTCCTGACCCACGCCAACCGCCCCGGCCTGCTCGACGAGTCCGCGCTGGTCGACGTCGAGCTGCGGGTGCCGGGCAACATCGCGTCGCTGCTGGAGTACCGGCTCGGCCAGTCCGGCCACGACGCCATCGGGCTGGTGGCCCGCGTCCCGCACTACCTCGCCGAGTCCGAGTACCCGCAGTCGTCGCTGACGTTGCTGCGGGCGCTGAGCGCCAGCACCGGCCTGCTGCTGCCGTCCGGCGAGCTGGCCGAGGCCGCGCGCCGCACCGACGAGCTGGTCCGCGAGCAGGTCGAAGGCAACGACCAGGTCGCCAAGGTGGTCCACGCGCTGGAGAACCAGTACGACGCCTTCGCCGGCGGCGACGCGCGCGGCAGCCTCATCGCCGAGCAGCGGGCCGTCCCCAGCGCCGACGAGATCGGCGCCGAGCTCGAGCAGTTCCTCGCCGACCTCGACGACCGACCCGACGCGGACGACACCTACCCCGACGACGACACCGACGAGGACCCCGGCGACCGCTGACCGATCATCGGGAAGGACCGGGAAACCGGAACCGGCGCGGCTGTCGTGAGGACGCTCCGGCTCCGGTCAGCTCGGTGAGCAGAGCCCGCTACTGATCGTCGGACGGACGGCGCATGCGGTTGGTGATGTTGTCGAACAGCTTGCCGCCCGCGTCGCCGACGTTGCTGAAGATGTCGCGCAGCGTGCTGATCAGCGGGTCGGACGTGCGGCTCCACGACTCCTGGTACGACTTCGCCGCGTTGCGGACCTCCTGGCTGACGGAGGCGTCGCGGTCGTCGGAGCGGCGCGGGTAGTCGCCGGCGAGGATGCGGCTGTACTCGCCGGACGCCGCCCAGCGGTCCAGCTCGGCCAGCCGGATGACGGCCTGCGGGTGCGTGCGGCCCATCAGGCTCATCAGCTTGATGACGCTGTCGCGGGCGTCCTCGCCGGCGTCGTACTCGCGGGCCTGCTGCAGGAACGCGTCGATGTCCATCTCGGCCAGCCGCGAGCCGCCGGCGATCTTCATCAGCGAGCGCTTCGCGGCGTCGGGGTCCTGTGACGACAGCAACCCGGCGCGGTCGGCGGACAGCTCGGACTTGCGCTGCCACTCCTCGAGCGCGAACACGATGGCCCGCAGCCCGACGTAGCCGAGCGGGATCCACGCGACCCGCAGCGCCAGCCGCGTCAGCATGAGCAGCAGCGTGCGGTACACGGCGTGCCCGGACAGGATGTGCCCGACCTCGTGGCCGATGGCGACCCGCCGCTCCTCGGGGTCGAGCAGGTCGAACAGCCCGGTCGTGACGACGATGAACGGCTTGTCGGTGCCGATGGCCATCGCCCGCGGGTTGGGGTCCTGGATGACGTAGAGTTCGGGCCGCTCGACGTCGAGGATGTGGGCGGCGTCGACGAGGTCCTGGTAGACGTCGCGGAACTGGGTCTCGCCGACCCGGACCGCGCTGGACAGGTAGTGCAGCCGCAGGCTGCGCTCGTTGAACAGGCCTGACATCTTGCGCAACAGGACGTCGAACCCGCGCAGCGACCGCAGGGCGACCAGCGCGCCGCGGTCGGCGGGGTGCTCGTACGCGCGCGAGCTGAGGTCGGGGAAGCGGACACGGCTGCGATCGGGCTCGGTCGTCATGCAGCCATCGTAGACCGGCCTGTTGACAATGCACATACTCGGTATGCATGCTGTCCTCCCACAGAGTCCCGGAGCCCAGAGGGAGCACGTTCGTGGGCGTCACCCGCCGCATCGTCCTGCCGACGATCAAGATCCTGCTGCTGGCCGCCATTGCGGTGGCCGCGGTCCGCCTCGCGTTCGGTGGCGACGACGACGAGTCGGCCGCCGGCGGCGACCCGGCGGTGCCGTCCGTCGAGATCGTCCAGCCGGAGGTCCCGGCCAGCATCGGCACCGTCGTCAACACCGTCGAGGTCGAGGCGGTCATCACGTCCGACGCGCCGACGCCGATCCGCGCGACCGACGCCGGCGAGGTGACGGTGTTCCTCGCCGACCCCGGCGACATCGTCGAGGAGGGCGACCCGCTGGTCGAGGTCGTGTTCGAGGAGGAGGGCGAGCCGACCACCGAGACCGACGACGAGGGCAACGAGGTCGAGGTGCCGGGCGAGCCGGTCCGCCGGTTCCGCACCATCGAGGCGGCCACCGCGGGCACCGTCGGCGAGTACGACGTGCTGGTCGGCGAGACCGTCGTGGTCGGCGACACCCTCGGCAGCATCGCCACCGGCGGCTTCACGGTGTCCGGCTCGCTGTCCGCGGAGCAGCAGTACCGCCTGGTCAGCGGCCCGACGTCGGCAGAGGTCCAGGCCCGCGGCGGCCCCGCCCCGTTCGCCTGCACCGAGCTGAGCACCGGCCGGTCCGCGTCCGGCGACGACGGAGGCGGCGGCGCCGAGGGCGGTGACGGAGGCGCCGCGCCGCCCGAGGACCCGATGGCGCCGGACCAGGGTGGCGGCGGCTCCAGCACGGCCATCTCGTGCACCGTCCCGCCCGATGTCACCGTGTTCGACGGGCTGGCCGCCACGATGGTCATCGAGGCCGGACGGGCCGAGAACGTGCTGGTCGTGCCGGTGACGGCGGTCGAGGGCGCGTTCGAGACGGGCAACGTCTGGGTGCCCGGCCCCGACGGCGAGCCGGTCGAGACGCCGGTGACGCTCGGGCTCACCGACGGCGAGCTGGTCGAGGTCCGCGAAGGGCTGGCCGAGGGCGACCTGATCCTCGAGTTCGTGCCCGGTGTGGCCGACGAGGAGGAGCTCGCTCCGGACATGATGGGCCAGGCCGGATGAGCCTCATCGACCTGGACGGCGTCAGCCGCTCGGTGATCCTGCCCGACGGCGAGCGTCTCGAGATCCTCCGCGGCGTCACCTTCGCCATCGACGCGGGCGAGCACGTGTCCATCGTCGGCCGGTCCGGGTCGGGCAAGTCGACGCTGCTCAACCTCATGGGACTGCTCGACACCCCGACCGAGGGTGAGTACCTGCTCGAGGGCCGGCCCACCAGCGGGCTGTCGCAGCGGCGCCGGGCGCGGCTGCGCGGTGCCGGGTTCGGTTTCGTGTTCCAGCAGTTCAACCTGCTGCCCGGCCGGACGGCGCTGGCCAACGTCGCCGCGCCGCTGCTGTACGCGGGCGGCCGCGAGTTCTGGAGCCGGCGCCGGCTGGCCCACGACATGCTGGAGCGCGTCGGCCTCGGCGAGCGCGCCGACACCATGCCGGAGAAGCTGTCCGGCGGCGAGCAGCAACGGGTCGCCATCGCGCGCAGCCTGATCCGCCGGCCGCGGGTGATCCTGTGCGACGAGCCGACCGGCGCGCTGGACGTGCAGACCGGCACCGAGATCATGGACCTCCTCGACGCCATCGCCGCCGAGACCGGGTCGACGCTGGTCACGATCACGCACGACACGATGGTGGCGGCCCGGGCGCACCGGCACTACCGGCTCGACGCCGGTGTGCTCACCCCGCTGGACCGCTCCGCGCTGGACGCGCCCCGTCAGGTGGTCGCGTCGTGACGGGACTGGTCGCGGCGTTCGCCGAGGCGTGGGAAGAGGTCCGCATCCACAAGGTCCGCGTCATCGTGTCGCTGATCGGCGTGCTGATCGCGGTCGCCGCGATGACGGTGATCACCGCGCTGGGCGACATGGCCCGGCAGGCCAACGCCGAGCACTCCGAGCGCACCAGCGGCCGTCCCGCGACGCTGCAGGTCAGCGCCTGGCCGCTGGACGGCTCGATGCCGCCGGAGGGCGCCCTGACGGAGGCCTTCGGCGAGATCGTCGAGCGGCACTCGATCGAGTACTCGTCGATCCTGAGCACCTCGGAGCTGCGGTTCCGGTTCGCCGACGGCACCGAGCCCGTGTGGGCCACCTTCGTCGACCGGTCCTACGGTGAGATGCACCGCATCGAGCCGCTGGAGGGTCGCTGGTTCACCGACGCCGACGAGCGCCGGTTCGCCCCGGCCGCGGTGGTGAACCAGACGCTGCACGAGCGGCTGGGCGCGCCGGACCTGCGCACGAACCCGACCGTGGTGATCGGGGGCGAGCGACCGGTCCGCGCCACCGTTGTCGGTGTCACCCCGGACGCCTACAGCGACGAGATGCAGTCGGCGTACCTGCTCAACACGCACCAGGCGCAGTGGGGGTTCCAGGGCCAGTACCCCGCCGCACCGTCGCTGGAGGTGTGGGTGCCGCCGGACAGCGCGGACCAGCTGACCGAGGTGGTCACGTCCGACCTGCGCAGCATGCTGGGCGACGAACTGCAGGTCGACGTCTACCGCGTCGACCCGTCCGACTTCGACCTCATCGACAGCCAGCTGCAGTGGGTCATCCGCGGCGTCAGCGTCATCGCGCTGGGCATGGGCGCGCTGGGCCTGCTGAACATCGCGCTGGTGACGGTCCGGTACCGGGTCCGCGAGATCGGCGTGCGGCGCAGCTTCGGCGCGACGTCGGGCCGGGTGTTCTTCTCGGTGATGATGGAGAGCGTGTTCGCGACGCTGGTCGCCGGGCTGGCCGGCGTCATCCTGGCCATCGCGATCGTCAGGAACGTGCCGATCGAGGAGCTCATCGGCGGCGGCAACATCACCGACGTGCCGGCGTTCCCGGTCCGCGCCGCGGTCGAAGGCCTGGTCGCGGCGACGGTGGTCGGGGCCCTCGCGGGCATCCTCCCCGCCACCGTCGCCGTCCGGGTGAAGGTGATCGACGCGATCCGCTTCTGAGGCCTGCGCCGCTGCGATATTGTTAACTTTATGGTTAACGATCCGTACAGGGCGCTGGCCCATCCGATCAGGCGCGGGATCGTG is from Jiangella alkaliphila and encodes:
- a CDS encoding proteasome assembly chaperone family protein, which encodes MSSRSELYELVEEPSGLESPVLVYWFDGFVDAGRAGGGLVDHLLATLDTEVVARFDVDALIDYRARRPEMRFADGAFQDYDAPELTLRLVRDDVGAPFLLLSGPEPDVRWEAFVSAVTDLIERLGVRLSIGVHGIPNPVPHTRPLSVLTHANRPGLLDESALVDVELRVPGNIASLLEYRLGQSGHDAIGLVARVPHYLAESEYPQSSLTLLRALSASTGLLLPSGELAEAARRTDELVREQVEGNDQVAKVVHALENQYDAFAGGDARGSLIAEQRAVPSADEIGAELEQFLADLDDRPDADDTYPDDDTDEDPGDR
- a CDS encoding M48 family metallopeptidase, with translation MTTEPDRSRVRFPDLSSRAYEHPADRGALVALRSLRGFDVLLRKMSGLFNERSLRLHYLSSAVRVGETQFRDVYQDLVDAAHILDVERPELYVIQDPNPRAMAIGTDKPFIVVTTGLFDLLDPEERRVAIGHEVGHILSGHAVYRTLLLMLTRLALRVAWIPLGYVGLRAIVFALEEWQRKSELSADRAGLLSSQDPDAAKRSLMKIAGGSRLAEMDIDAFLQQAREYDAGEDARDSVIKLMSLMGRTHPQAVIRLAELDRWAASGEYSRILAGDYPRRSDDRDASVSQEVRNAAKSYQESWSRTSDPLISTLRDIFSNVGDAGGKLFDNITNRMRRPSDDQ
- a CDS encoding efflux RND transporter periplasmic adaptor subunit, producing MGVTRRIVLPTIKILLLAAIAVAAVRLAFGGDDDESAAGGDPAVPSVEIVQPEVPASIGTVVNTVEVEAVITSDAPTPIRATDAGEVTVFLADPGDIVEEGDPLVEVVFEEEGEPTTETDDEGNEVEVPGEPVRRFRTIEAATAGTVGEYDVLVGETVVVGDTLGSIATGGFTVSGSLSAEQQYRLVSGPTSAEVQARGGPAPFACTELSTGRSASGDDGGGGAEGGDGGAAPPEDPMAPDQGGGGSSTAISCTVPPDVTVFDGLAATMVIEAGRAENVLVVPVTAVEGAFETGNVWVPGPDGEPVETPVTLGLTDGELVEVREGLAEGDLILEFVPGVADEEELAPDMMGQAG
- a CDS encoding ABC transporter ATP-binding protein, giving the protein MSLIDLDGVSRSVILPDGERLEILRGVTFAIDAGEHVSIVGRSGSGKSTLLNLMGLLDTPTEGEYLLEGRPTSGLSQRRRARLRGAGFGFVFQQFNLLPGRTALANVAAPLLYAGGREFWSRRRLAHDMLERVGLGERADTMPEKLSGGEQQRVAIARSLIRRPRVILCDEPTGALDVQTGTEIMDLLDAIAAETGSTLVTITHDTMVAARAHRHYRLDAGVLTPLDRSALDAPRQVVAS
- a CDS encoding ABC transporter permease, which gives rise to MTGLVAAFAEAWEEVRIHKVRVIVSLIGVLIAVAAMTVITALGDMARQANAEHSERTSGRPATLQVSAWPLDGSMPPEGALTEAFGEIVERHSIEYSSILSTSELRFRFADGTEPVWATFVDRSYGEMHRIEPLEGRWFTDADERRFAPAAVVNQTLHERLGAPDLRTNPTVVIGGERPVRATVVGVTPDAYSDEMQSAYLLNTHQAQWGFQGQYPAAPSLEVWVPPDSADQLTEVVTSDLRSMLGDELQVDVYRVDPSDFDLIDSQLQWVIRGVSVIALGMGALGLLNIALVTVRYRVREIGVRRSFGATSGRVFFSVMMESVFATLVAGLAGVILAIAIVRNVPIEELIGGGNITDVPAFPVRAAVEGLVAATVVGALAGILPATVAVRVKVIDAIRF